Proteins found in one Plasmodium malariae genome assembly, chromosome: 13 genomic segment:
- the PmUG01_13028200 gene encoding voltage-dependent anion-selective channel protein, putative, with translation MDFPKLLNKPSLDLLKNDFPHANKFELEHTSVSKQPFLKSGFTFSNNTYSIYTNFKNNVYNTKNELKFDNTGISLVDVKYEPGFVKNLNICGKYTKSSGKEDDAFEVYSEYNADSMNVFSSVNVRNLFFKYIHVYAHPKYPNLKFGGQLQGNLDVKNLQCSLGGAYTKHFYDTQYIFSFRSIPSNKHLYGSFALNLFFQNKNINDNAVSIELIQNIIERKANINIASIWYLSNKNTAIKTKLSNDSKIALSLTHKYNEFVTVSLGSQVDITKMSLPDNTKFGVKLYLKS, from the exons atggattttCCCAAGTTACTAAATAAGCCTTCTCTAG aTTTACTAAAAAACGATTTTCCGCACGCAAATAAATTCGAGTTAGAGCACACCAGCGTTTCGAAGCAACCA TTTCTAAAAAGCGGCTTCACCTTTTCAAATAACACATACAGTATTTACaccaattttaaaaacaatgtTTATAACACGAAAAACGAACTCAAATTTGACAATACGGGGATAAGTTTAGTGGATGTGAAATATGAA CCGggttttgtaaaaaatttaaacatcTGTGGTAAATACACGAAAAGCAGTGGAAAAGAAGATGATGCTTTTGAAGTATATAGTGAGTATAACGCAGACAGTATGAACGTATTTTCGTCCGTTAACGTtcgtaatttatttttcaaatacatacatgtatacgcTCATCCGAAATATCCTAATCTGAAGTTTGGGG GTCAGCTTCAAGGAAACTTGGACGTAAAGAATTTGCAATGCTCGTTGGGTGGAGCTTATACAAAGCATTTCTATGATACCCAATACATATTTTCCTTCAGATC AATACCGAGCAACAAACACTTGTATGGATCATTTGccttgaatttatttttccaaaataaaaatataaatgacaATGCTGTAAGTATAGAGcttattcaaaatattatcgaaagaaaagcaaatataaatattgcaTCCATTTGGTATCTTAGTAATAAAAACACAgcaataaaaacaaaactaAGTAACGATAGTAAAATAGCTTTATCACTAACACACAAGTACAACGAGTTTGTAACTGTTTCCTTAGGATCACAG GTGGATATAACGAAAATGTCGCTTCCGGATAACACCAAATTTGGTGTAAAGCTATATTTGAAGtcttga